A window of Haliscomenobacter hydrossis DSM 1100 contains these coding sequences:
- a CDS encoding helix-turn-helix domain-containing protein, whose translation MKTHYLSPSPFLAPYVDYYFVIEDEVAVIVPEEERTLKVFPTPQGEMVFSYGEPSQEKWQGENAAYSPDFAIGGFATKAVEYTNQKGVGTIMVGFKPWGLQAFVDVELKELMNTNSEMKLHFGSEVVFVEEMLREAQSLAERIRIVEVFLAGKLSRPTLDKAMMQVVQLILDSKGSMQVEKLAQTCFMSRRQLLRRFENAIGISPKLFSRIVRFQQVFTAMEQGAVEPEWSHLAYDSGYFDQAHFIHDFGEFSGMSPSQFFHQAQRSAVGLFFDENKGDAKLYGKVYL comes from the coding sequence ATGAAGACACATTATCTATCGCCATCTCCGTTTCTGGCACCTTACGTTGACTATTACTTTGTCATCGAGGACGAGGTTGCGGTGATCGTTCCGGAGGAAGAAAGAACCCTTAAAGTTTTCCCGACCCCACAGGGAGAAATGGTCTTTTCTTATGGAGAGCCCTCTCAGGAAAAATGGCAAGGCGAAAACGCAGCCTATTCGCCGGACTTCGCCATTGGAGGTTTTGCGACCAAAGCCGTTGAATACACCAATCAAAAGGGTGTGGGGACCATCATGGTTGGGTTCAAACCTTGGGGCCTACAAGCATTTGTGGATGTTGAATTGAAAGAATTGATGAACACCAATTCTGAGATGAAGCTCCATTTTGGAAGCGAAGTTGTATTTGTGGAGGAAATGCTCCGGGAAGCCCAAAGCCTTGCCGAGCGTATCCGCATTGTGGAAGTGTTCCTGGCGGGTAAACTCAGCCGGCCTACCCTGGACAAAGCGATGATGCAGGTGGTGCAGTTAATCCTGGATTCCAAAGGATCCATGCAGGTAGAAAAACTCGCCCAGACCTGTTTTATGAGCCGCCGCCAATTGCTCCGCCGTTTCGAAAACGCGATTGGGATCAGCCCTAAATTGTTTTCCCGCATCGTGCGTTTCCAACAAGTTTTCACGGCTATGGAGCAAGGTGCTGTTGAGCCGGAATGGTCCCATCTTGCCTACGACTCTGGCTATTTCGATCAGGCACATTTCATCCATGATTTCGGGGAGTTCAGTGGGATGTCTCCTTCGCAATTTTTTCATCAGGCGCAG
- a CDS encoding serine hydrolase domain-containing protein codes for MQQPHSFLKKITIAILIGLCGTGALQAQHLNYLNTSKEAKTLDLKKFSAHLSNTYRDSSVGWAYTIWKKGKLRYDQSGGFKITPADRLNKEGLPFLSSTRIHVASMSKTVTAFAIAQLVDQQKLKWDDRVKTYLPAYWNLHPDFENLTILDLVAMRSGLDGPLDALSSSTASLKRLMEKGPNPEKRGKFNYQNTSYGLLRIVIGYATGYKELQPAADSLVVGTVTANLYKTFVNQSLFKPAGIHAADCSITDLEPAFQYPFPYANEPGELTGWTGQSNLNDLSEYAGGFGWYLSSMDAAKLINAAFVDKKLLSTNALTTLFKLDYPFKIRKNAYGEHFGSGGDWGHPTQNNGWRGIHAYYYCFPEDIVVTVFVNSGDSSPTVRVIRAYEQAFK; via the coding sequence ATGCAGCAGCCTCACTCTTTCCTGAAAAAAATTACCATAGCTATCCTCATAGGCCTTTGCGGAACTGGTGCTCTACAAGCGCAACACTTAAACTACTTGAACACCAGCAAGGAAGCAAAGACCTTGGATCTTAAAAAATTCAGCGCGCACTTGAGCAACACGTATCGGGACAGTTCCGTGGGCTGGGCTTATACCATTTGGAAAAAAGGTAAACTCCGCTATGATCAATCCGGAGGTTTTAAAATAACCCCGGCCGATCGATTAAACAAGGAAGGGCTACCCTTTTTATCTTCTACCCGCATCCACGTTGCATCCATGAGTAAAACCGTTACCGCATTTGCCATTGCTCAATTGGTAGATCAACAAAAATTAAAGTGGGATGATCGGGTGAAGACTTATCTCCCTGCTTATTGGAACTTGCATCCCGACTTCGAAAACCTCACCATCCTTGACCTGGTCGCGATGAGGAGTGGCCTGGATGGCCCGCTTGATGCCCTTTCATCAAGCACTGCTTCATTAAAAAGACTGATGGAAAAAGGCCCTAATCCAGAAAAACGTGGCAAATTCAATTATCAAAATACCAGCTATGGATTGTTGAGAATAGTGATTGGCTATGCTACTGGGTACAAGGAGTTGCAGCCCGCAGCAGATTCATTGGTTGTGGGCACCGTAACGGCTAACCTGTACAAAACTTTTGTGAATCAATCCCTGTTCAAGCCAGCGGGTATCCACGCTGCCGATTGCAGCATTACTGATCTGGAACCGGCTTTTCAATATCCTTTTCCTTACGCAAATGAACCCGGCGAACTCACCGGATGGACTGGCCAATCGAACCTCAATGATCTCAGTGAGTACGCGGGTGGTTTTGGGTGGTATCTTTCCAGCATGGATGCTGCAAAATTGATCAATGCCGCCTTTGTCGATAAAAAACTATTGTCAACCAACGCGCTGACTACTTTATTTAAACTCGATTATCCATTCAAAATCCGGAAGAATGCCTATGGTGAACATTTTGGTTCTGGAGGCGACTGGGGGCATCCGACCCAAAACAATGGCTGGAGGGGGATCCATGCCTATTATTACTGTTTTCCTGAGGATATTGTGGTTACCGTATTTGTGAATTCTGGGGATAGTTCTCCAACTGTTCGGGTAATTAGGGCTTATGAGCAGGCTTTTAAGTGA